One genomic window of Ziziphus jujuba cultivar Dongzao chromosome 4, ASM3175591v1 includes the following:
- the LOC107403921 gene encoding probable beta-1,3-galactosyltransferase 2 isoform X1, producing the protein MSWKSRGDKPSKGIISHKWALLLCIGSFCAGMLFTNRMWTVPENKGITRTTALEAGKLKLVSEGCNPKSLHQKEVKRDSKDIYGEVFKTHNAIQTLDKTISNLEMELAAARAAHESIRSGSPLSEELKNSEASSGKRRYVMVVGVNTAFSSRKRRDSVRATWMPQGEKRKRLEEEKGIIIRFVIGHSATSGGILDRAIEAEDKKHGDFLRLDHVEGYLELSAKTKIYFATAVSLWDADFYVKVDDDVHVNIATLGETLVRHRSKRRVYIGCMKSGPVLAQKGVRYHEPEYWKFGENGNKYFRHATGQLYAISRDLATYISINQHVLHKYANEDVSLGSWFIGLDVQHIDDRRLCCGTPPDCEWKAQAGNICVASFDWTCSGICRSADRIKEVHRRCGEGENALWSASF; encoded by the exons ATGTCTTGGAAAAGCAGAGGAGATAAGCCTTCTAAAGGCATTATATCACATAAATGGGCTCTTTTGCTTTGTATTGGCAGCTTCTGTGCTGGAATGCTCTTTACTAATAG GATGTGGACTGTGCCTGAAAATAAAGGCATCACACGGACAACAGCATTGGAAGCTGGGAAATTGAAATTAGTTTCTGAGGGTTGTAATCCAAAATCT TTGCATCAGAAGGAAGTGAAGCGCGACTCTAAGGACATTTATGGTGAAGTTTTTAAGACTCATAATGCAATACA GACATTAGataaaaccatttcaaatttAGAGATGGAATTGGCTGCTGCAAGGGCAGCACACGAGTCCATACGCAGTGGCTCTCCGTTGTCAGAAGAATTAAAGAACTCAGAGGCATCATCTGGGAAGAGAAGATATGTAATGGTCGTCGGAGTTAATACTGCTTTTAGCAGCCGCAAAAGAAGAGATTCGGTTCGTGCTACATGGATGCCACAAG GTGAGAAAAGAAAGAGGCTGGAGGAAGAGAAGGGCATCATCATTCGCTTTGTCATTGGTCATAG TGCCACATCAGGGGGTATTCTAGACAGAGCAATTGAAGCAGAGGACAAAAAGCATGGAGATTTCCTCAGGCTG GACCATGTTGAAGGGTATCTTGAATTGTCTGCCAAGACAAAGATATACTTTGCTACTGCTGTTTCTTTATGGGATGCTGATTTTTATGTCAAAGTCGACGATGATGTACATGTAAATATAG CAACACTTGGAGAAACACTAGTCAGACACCGATCAAAACGAAGGGTATACATTGGATGCATGAAATCTGGTCCTGTTCTTGCACAGAA GGGAGTGAGATATCATGAACCTGAGTACTGGAAATTTGGTGAGAACGGAAACAAGTATTTTCGTCATGCTACTGGACAGCTATATGCCATTTCAAGAGATTTGGCTACATACATATCCATAAACCA GCATGTTCTACATAAGTATGCTAATGAGGATGTCTCTTTGGGATCTTGGTTCATTGGACTTGATGTGCAACACATTGATGATCGGCGACTATGTTGTGGCACACCACCTG ACTGCGAGTGGAAGGCTCAAGCAGGCAACATCTGTGTTGCTTCATTCGACTGGACATGCAGTGGGATTTGCAGATCCGCTGACAGGATTAAGGAAGTCCATCGACGTTGTGGAGAAGGTGAGAATGCTTTGTGGAGTGCTTCTTTTTGA
- the LOC107403921 gene encoding probable beta-1,3-galactosyltransferase 2 isoform X2, translated as MSWKSRGDKPSKGIISHKWALLLCIGSFCAGMLFTNRMWTVPENKGITRTTALEAGKLKLVSEGCNPKSKEVKRDSKDIYGEVFKTHNAIQTLDKTISNLEMELAAARAAHESIRSGSPLSEELKNSEASSGKRRYVMVVGVNTAFSSRKRRDSVRATWMPQGEKRKRLEEEKGIIIRFVIGHSATSGGILDRAIEAEDKKHGDFLRLDHVEGYLELSAKTKIYFATAVSLWDADFYVKVDDDVHVNIATLGETLVRHRSKRRVYIGCMKSGPVLAQKGVRYHEPEYWKFGENGNKYFRHATGQLYAISRDLATYISINQHVLHKYANEDVSLGSWFIGLDVQHIDDRRLCCGTPPDCEWKAQAGNICVASFDWTCSGICRSADRIKEVHRRCGEGENALWSASF; from the exons ATGTCTTGGAAAAGCAGAGGAGATAAGCCTTCTAAAGGCATTATATCACATAAATGGGCTCTTTTGCTTTGTATTGGCAGCTTCTGTGCTGGAATGCTCTTTACTAATAG GATGTGGACTGTGCCTGAAAATAAAGGCATCACACGGACAACAGCATTGGAAGCTGGGAAATTGAAATTAGTTTCTGAGGGTTGTAATCCAAAATCT AAGGAAGTGAAGCGCGACTCTAAGGACATTTATGGTGAAGTTTTTAAGACTCATAATGCAATACA GACATTAGataaaaccatttcaaatttAGAGATGGAATTGGCTGCTGCAAGGGCAGCACACGAGTCCATACGCAGTGGCTCTCCGTTGTCAGAAGAATTAAAGAACTCAGAGGCATCATCTGGGAAGAGAAGATATGTAATGGTCGTCGGAGTTAATACTGCTTTTAGCAGCCGCAAAAGAAGAGATTCGGTTCGTGCTACATGGATGCCACAAG GTGAGAAAAGAAAGAGGCTGGAGGAAGAGAAGGGCATCATCATTCGCTTTGTCATTGGTCATAG TGCCACATCAGGGGGTATTCTAGACAGAGCAATTGAAGCAGAGGACAAAAAGCATGGAGATTTCCTCAGGCTG GACCATGTTGAAGGGTATCTTGAATTGTCTGCCAAGACAAAGATATACTTTGCTACTGCTGTTTCTTTATGGGATGCTGATTTTTATGTCAAAGTCGACGATGATGTACATGTAAATATAG CAACACTTGGAGAAACACTAGTCAGACACCGATCAAAACGAAGGGTATACATTGGATGCATGAAATCTGGTCCTGTTCTTGCACAGAA GGGAGTGAGATATCATGAACCTGAGTACTGGAAATTTGGTGAGAACGGAAACAAGTATTTTCGTCATGCTACTGGACAGCTATATGCCATTTCAAGAGATTTGGCTACATACATATCCATAAACCA GCATGTTCTACATAAGTATGCTAATGAGGATGTCTCTTTGGGATCTTGGTTCATTGGACTTGATGTGCAACACATTGATGATCGGCGACTATGTTGTGGCACACCACCTG ACTGCGAGTGGAAGGCTCAAGCAGGCAACATCTGTGTTGCTTCATTCGACTGGACATGCAGTGGGATTTGCAGATCCGCTGACAGGATTAAGGAAGTCCATCGACGTTGTGGAGAAGGTGAGAATGCTTTGTGGAGTGCTTCTTTTTGA